In Variovorax paradoxus, a single genomic region encodes these proteins:
- the lptE gene encoding LPS assembly lipoprotein LptE: protein MNNRNVSLPRRGLLLGLAVAGASLGLAGCGFELRKAPVFAFKSLSVEGSEALLKSAMINQIRRELRATGSVTVLPAEDASKADVILEILGEDRNRIVISTNSAGLVRELQLQLRIRFRLRTPGGKDLLPASEVSQTRDLSFNETNALAKEGEADLLFRDMQSDIAQQLMRRIAAVKSL from the coding sequence ATGAACAATCGCAATGTCTCGCTGCCGCGCCGCGGCCTTCTCCTCGGACTGGCGGTGGCCGGTGCCTCGCTGGGCCTGGCCGGGTGCGGCTTCGAGCTGCGCAAGGCGCCGGTCTTTGCGTTCAAGTCACTGTCGGTGGAAGGGTCCGAGGCCCTTCTCAAGTCGGCCATGATCAACCAGATCCGGCGCGAGCTGCGGGCGACCGGCTCCGTGACCGTGCTGCCGGCGGAAGACGCGTCCAAGGCCGACGTGATCCTCGAAATCCTGGGCGAAGACCGCAACCGCATCGTGATCTCGACCAATTCGGCGGGCCTGGTGCGCGAGCTTCAGCTGCAGCTGCGCATCCGCTTCCGGCTGCGTACGCCGGGCGGCAAGGACCTGCTGCCCGCCTCCGAGGTCTCGCAGACGCGCGACCTGAGCTTCAACGAAACCAACGCGCTCGCCAAGGAAGGCGAAGCCGACCTGCTGTTCCGCGACATGC